CGATTGGCTGCGGCAGCGAAAGAGCGAAGATTCCGAGAAGGAGGCCGCGAAACGCGACAAACCCTCGGCAACTCGATCCGCCGAGAAGTCATCCTCCTTGGCCACCAGCAAACGCCGCCTGAGCTACAAGGAACAACAAGAGCACCAAGCGTTGCCGGCCCGGATCGAGCAGCTCGAGGCCGAGATCGCCGCGCTGCACGATGTGATGGCCAAGCCCGAGTTCTACCGCCAGCCGGGAGGGGCAATTGTAAGTGAGCAATCGCGGTTGTCCGAGTTGGAATCACGGCTCACCGCGGCGTATTCCCGGTGGGAAGAACTGGAGCAGCGCAGCGCGTAACGGCAAACGATAGCGGAGGAGGTGCGCCACCGGCAAGCGCAGTCGTCGGGCGTGTGCCACTGGCAAGCGCAAGTCTGCCAGTGCGCCGGCCGATCGACTTTCACTCCGATGGCGAAGGCCAACTTGCGGTTCACACTGGCAGACTGCGCTTGGCAGTGGCACATCCAGTGGCACACCTCGCGTGCCGAAGCGAGATTCGCTCTACGGCGATTTATAGTCGCGCCAGATCCAGCGCATGGCATCCGGAAAGATCGCGCCGGCTTGTTTGCCATCGTGCGCCCCGGTGCCGAATTCGAAGCGATAATCGTAGCCGGCGAACTTCAGTGCAGCGGCCATTTCTTGGTTGGCCAGCGGCCAGTTGCCGAATTGATTGTCCAAATCGTGCGAGCCGTCTTGCAAGAAAACCCGGATCGGCTTGGCGTTCTTCTTCGAAGCGCGAATTTGCGGCGGATAAACATAGCCGCCGCGGATGTTCGTGAAGCTGCCGATGAAGCTGACGACTTTCGAAAACGCATCCGGCCGCTGCCATGCGACCGTGAACGAACAGATTCCACCCGAGCTGGAGCCGCAAATGCCCCGCCCGGCCGCTTGATCGGTCAGCTTGTATTGCTTGCCCACCTCGGGCAACATTTCTTCCAGCAGAAATCGGGCATATTGATTGCTCACCGTGTCGTATTCGACGCTGCGGTCGTCGGCCTTCCAACCGTCCGCCGGCAGTTTGTCGCCATGCATGCCAGGATTGATGAACAGCCCAATTGTCACCGGCATCTGCCTCTTGTCGATCAGATTGTCGAACACGATCGGAGCGCGGAAATCGCCGTGCTCGTTGACATAAGCATGCCCGTCTTGAAACACCATGAGGCAAGCCGGATGAGCCGGGTCATATTGCTTCGGCACATAAACCCAATATTCACGAATCGTGTCCGGATAGATTTTGCTTTTCCACTCATGGTGTTCGACCGTCCCCTTGGGCACGCCGTCGTGCCGTTCTGAATCGGGACCGTGCTTGTATTCATCCGCGCGGGCGATTCCCGGCAGGCACGGCACGGCGAGTGATACGGCCAGGGCGCAAATCGTGAGACGGCGGGCGAGCATGGAAAAACCTCGGCGGGGCGATCGGTGGTAGGGAAGAACGGGCGGGATGGACCGGCGGCGCGATAGGCTGAACCCTTGAGTTCGGTAGAGTCGACAAATGCCATCGTCCTCAAAGTCGCTATATACCTCGCAGACAGCAGTGCCACTGTCAAGCAACGCGCAATTCGCCCACGCAATTTTCCAAGCTCAATGGCCGGCTCGACAGGGGGGGGCCGCGACAGTTCGTCTAACGAAAGCCTCCGACCTACTAGCGGTTTGCTTAAGACGGCGGATCGGTTCAGTGGGGCGCAATATCCGGGCAACCCGGACGAAGCTAATCGTTGCTGCGCGGCCTTGCCGATTTTTGGACGTGTCGGGCTTATGCTTCCCCCGAGCTGACGTGACGGAAACCAGGCATGGCCGTCCGTGGCTTACGGCAAACGCGCAACGAAGTCGCGGTTGGATCGGCCCCATAGCGGTTTGTATCGGTTATAGGGGCGTGGTAAGCTATTCGGTCGGAAAATCGCGGGGGGATTGTACGCTTCCGGCTGCGAACTGCCACGGACGGTGCAGAGTGTACCGCCCGTCTCACATTCATCGCGCGCCCCTAACCCCGGGTCAAAAAAAGTGCATATCGACCAACTGCCCGGCTCGTTTTTCGGGCCCTCCAATTTGGTGGACTTGCTGCGGCATCGTGCCGCCCATCAGGCTCACGATCGGGCGTTTAGCTATCTGGTCGACGGCGAATCGGATGAAATCCGCTGGACCTATTCCGAGCTGGATCGGCGTGCGCGGGCCATCGGCACGTGGCTGCAAAGCCAGAAGATGGAGGGGCATCGAGCCCTGTTGCTCTATCCGGCTGGGCTGGAATTCATCTCGGCATTTTTCGGCTGTTTGTATGCGGGCGTGGTGGCTGTGCCGGCCTATCCGCCGCGGCGGAATCGCTCGCTCGCTCGCATTCAGGCGATCTGCGACGACGCCGAGGCCAAGATCGCGCTGACATGCCAAGATGTTTTGGAAAGAGTGCAAGACGTGCTCGACCAGACGCCGAGTCTGAAAAGCGTCACTTGGAAGGCGACCGATCAACTCGAGCCGGGCATCGAACGCGGCTGGCAACCGCCCGACGTGCATGGCGACACGCTGGCCTTCCTCCAATACACCTCCGGCTCGACCGGCACGCCCAAGGGCGTCATGCTCTCGCATGCCAACCTGATGCACAACTCGGCGCTGATTTCCTACGCGTTCGAGCATACACGGTCGGGGCATAGCGTGTTCTGGTTGCCGAGCTACCACGATATGGGTCTCATTGGCGGCATCTTGCAGCCACTCTACATCGGCCAGTGGAATGTGCTCATGTCGCCCGTGTCGTTCTTGCAAAAGCCGCTACGGTGGCTGCAAGCGATTTCGAAATACCGGGCCACGATCAGCGGCGGGCCGAATTTCGCTTACGACTTGTGTGTCCGCAAGATTTCCCCCGAGCAGCGCAAGAGCCTCGACCTGAGCAGTTGGAACCTCGCATTCAACGGAGCCGAGCCGGTCCGGGAAGAAACGATCGAAAGCTTTGTCGACGCGTTTGGGCCGTGCGGATTCCGCCGTGAAGCGTTTTATCCCTGCTACGGCATGGCCGAGGCGACGCTGATCGTGAGCGGCGGTTTCAAGACCGCTCCGCCAGTGATTCGCAGTTTCGACACCCAGGCATTGGAATCGAACCACGTTGTCGATGCGCTCGACGAGGAAGAAGGGGCGCGAGCGCTGGTCGGCTGCGGCGGCACGCTCTTAGACCAGGAAATTCTGATCGTCAATTCCGACACGATGACGCGCTGCGCCGCCGACGAAGTGGGCGAGATTTGGGTCGCCGGACCAAGCGTCGCTCAAGGTTATTGGAGACGTCCGGAAGAAACCGAGCACACCTTTCGCGCCCATCTGGCCGACGGCAGCGGTCCGTATCTGCGAACCGGCGACCTCGGCTTCATGCAAGACGGCGAGTTGTTCGTCACCGGGCGGATGAAAGACCTGATCATCATCCGCGGGCTGAATCATTATCCGCAAGACATCGAATTCACCGTCGAGCAAAGCCACGCCTTTGTCCGCTGCGGGGCCGGCGCCGTGCTGACCGTCGAGATTGCCGGCCGCGAGCGGCTCGTGGTGGTCTACGAAGTCGAGCGCGGCCGGCATCGCGATGTCGAAAACTTCGGCGAGGTGTTCGATGCGGTGCGGCGGCATGTCGCGGCCGAACACGAGCTGGCCGTCGAAGCAATCGTGCTGCTGAAGGCCGGCAGCATCCCCAAAACCTCGAGCGGCAAAATCCAACGTCATGCCTGCCGCGAAGGATTTCTCCACGGCACGCTCGATGTGCTCGAGCAATGGCGCGCCTGGGATTCCACCACCGGCAAGCAAAGAAAGAACGCCGCCGCTCGCCGAGGGGCGCAAACGCCGCGCCGCGCTGGAATCGCCCCGGGCACGCTCCGCGGCGAAACGACCAACGGCCATCGAGCCATACCTCCCACGCCGCCGGCCAACCGCGGCATCGGTGGCGACATCTCTCAAGACACCGCAGCCGAAGGCGAATCCATATCCGAAGCGACGGTGCAAATCGTTCTGGACCACGTCCGGCAAATCGCCAAGGAACGCGCGGGCGAACTGACGCTCGATACGAATATTCTCGATCTCGGCCTCGATTCGCTCGAACGGATGGAGATCGTCGCGGCGTTGGAAGAGACCTTTGGCGGCCGGTTTCCCGAGTCGGTGCTGCCGCTAATGGAAACGTGCCGCGAGGTCGTCGAAGCCGTCGAGGCTTATCTCGGCAAGACGCCGCGGCAACGGTCCGCGGGATCGGCCACGGAAGAGATTCCGCCGGACCATTATCGCGTCGAATTGTTTCCCGAGTATCAGGCGCTGAAACAGAACATGCGCTCGGTGCAAGACACCGGTCTGGCGAACCCCTATTTCCGCGCCCATCAACGAGTCACGAACGACACCACCGAAATCGACGGCCGCACGCTCATCAATTTCTCGAGCTACAACTATCTCGGCATGTCGGGCGATCCCACCGTGGCTCGGGCTGCCAAAGCTGCGATCGATCGCTACGGCACGAGTGTTTCCGCCAGCCGGCTTGTATCGGGCGAAAAACCGCTCCATCGCGAACTCGAACGAGCGATCGCCGGCTTCATCGGCACGCAGGATGCCATCGTCTATGTCGGCGGCCACTCGACGAATGAATCCACCATCGGCCATCTGCTCGGCTCAGGCGATTTGATCCTCCACGACGCATTGGCCCACAACAGCATCGTGCAAGGCTCGATTTTGAGCGGCGCTCGCCGCCGGCCGTTTCCGCACAACGACTGGCAAGCCCTCGATCAATTGCTGGAGCAAATCCGCGGCGAATATCGCCGTGTGCTCGTGGCCATCGAAGGCGTTTACAGCATGGATGGCGACTATCCCGACCTGCCGCGATTCATCGAAGTGAAATCGCGTCATAAGGCCATGCTGTTGGTCGACGAGGCGCATTCGGCTGGTGTGCTCGGGCCACATGGCCGCGGAATCGGCGAGCACTTCGAAGTCGATTCCGCGTCGGTCGATCTGTGGATGGGAACGCTCAGCAAATCGTTTGGGGCCTGTGGCGGCTACATCGCCGGCAACAAGGCGCTGGTCGAGTATTTGAAATATACCGCGCCGGGATTCGTCTACAGCGTCGGCATCTCGCCGCCGAATGCCGCCGCGGCCCTCGCCTCTCTGCGGCTGTTGGAAGAAGAACCGGAGCGCGTGGCCAAGCTGGCCGACAACGCCCGGCTGTTTCTCTCGCTGGCGAAGTCGCGCGGCCTGAACACCGGCATGAGCCATGGCTCGGCCGTGGTGCCGGTGATCCTCGGCAACTCGCTGCACAGCCTGCAACTTTCGCAGGCCCTGTTCGCGCGGGGGATCAACGTTCAACCGATCTTGCATCCGGCTGTGGAAGAGAGCGCCGCTCGGCTGCGGTTCTTCATCTCCTCATCGCACTCCGAAGACCAAATCCGCGAAACCGTCGCCGCCGTTGCCGAGGAACTCGCCAAGATCGACCCGGCCCATCTCGGCCATCCCGCCGCCGGCACAAACGGCCGCGCGGGCTCCGATTCCAACGGGTTGCCCAGCCATGGCAGGTCGAATGGATCGAGCACTGGCAGCGGTAGTCCGGATAAGCATGCCCAATAGGCGGTAGATCGTTGCCGCTCATGCGAGTGAATCTTTTCCGACGATCATTGCTCATCCTCTGCCTGACAGTTTTTGTGGGGGCAGATTCTTCTTGCCGAGCATTCGCCGCGCCGGCGGGCGAAACATCCGGCGGATGGGCGAAGTATCACGACAATCCTGTGCTCGGCGGCCAATACGGCGTTTGCTTCGATGTGTCGGTTCTTCGCGAAGATCCCACGCCCTCGTCGTCTTCTCTCGCCCCTCGCCCCTCGTCCCTCGCCCCTTCCTACCGCATGTGGCTCTCCTGGCGGCCGAAGCAGAGCATCGCCATCGTCGAGAGCAAAGATAGTTTTCACTGGGATGGGCCGCCGCGAACCGTTCTTCCTCCGCGGAAGGAAACCGGCTGGGAAGTTGAAGTGAATCGGCCCGTCGTGATCCGCCGCGACGATGGCTACCACATGTGGTACACCGGCCAGGCCGGCGGGCATTCCGCAATTGGCTACGCCACCAGCCGCGACGGCACCCTTTGGCGGCGAATGTCGGATCGGCCGGTGCTATCCGCCGATCAACCGTGGGAGAAAGTGGCGGTGATGTGTCCCGATGTGATCTGGGACGCGCAGGCCAAGCTGCTTCGCATGTGGTATTCCGGCGGCGAGCAATACGAGCCCGACGCAATCGGCTACGCCACCAGCCCCGACGGCCTGAACTGGACCAAGAACAAGTCGAATCCGATTTTTCGGCCCGATCCGCGCGCCGCTTGGGAGCACCACAAAGTCACGGCGGTTCACGTGGTTCGCCGCGGCGACGAGTATCTGATGTTTTACATCGGCTTCCGCGACACGGCCCACGCCCAGATCGGCGTCGCCCGATCGAAAGACGGAATCACGAATTGGCAGCGGAACCCGGCTAACCCGATCATCCGCGCCGCGGGGGGCGATTCCTGGGATGCCGACGCCTGTTACAAACCGTATGCCATCTTCGACGGCAAGCGCTGGCTTCTCTGGTACAACGGCCGCCGCGGCAGCATCGAACAAATCGGCGTGGCAACGCACGAAGGCGAAGACTTAGGCTTCGGCCAATGGCCGTGAAATAGCTTGGCCGCCTTCATTCGGCTTCACGAAAGTACCGGAATGGATAGCTCGGCGCTGTCGAAGCTCGAAACTGGTCAGCGCGCCAATCCTACCTTGGATACGCTGGTGCGTTACGCGGATGCGGTCGGTAAGCGCCTCGTCGTCTCACTCGCCGACGGGTGACCCGCCCCGAGTGCTCCGGGGGGCTGCTATTTCGGAAGTTGGCGCGCGTCCGGTGGTTGTTGGCAAATATCGAGTGCGACCCGTTGGTGAAATGCGGCGGAAGGCGGAGCAAACAGTGCCTCAGCGGCTGGAACCAGAGACAACACGAAAGCCGAGGTGAAACTGCGCCATGAAGCCATAACCACCTCCGTGTTGGAACACTCGCGGCCAGACGCATTTCGACACGCCGATTTTGTTGGCTCATGGTGGCAGCGTAATGCACTGCCGAGAAAACTTCAATTCTCCGACACGCGTGGCCGGTCCGCGACCGCAACGGGTGCGGCCGCAGCGGATGGTTCGCGCCAGAAGCTGATTACACGGGCGTCGGTGAGATGCGCGGCGGCGGGCCATTGGCCGCGTTTTTCGTAGCGAATTGAATTGCCATCGAGAATGCCGAGCCAGATTTCGCCTGATCGTGTCCAGCCGGCCAGGTTGTCGCGCGCGTCGCCGTTGAAACAGCCGGCATAAATTCCGCCTTCGAGGGCCGGATGGCTTGGAAGCAGGCGGGTGGTGAATTGCGGCGCAGCGGATATTACCGCGTCGAGCGTGGCGATTGCGAGGCGGCCCGATTTCTTGTCGAGCCCGACGATTCCCTGCCGAGCATCTTGGCCGAAGCGGCCGGTCGAAACGTACTGCCAATTGGCGTCGACGGTCCATTTCCCGGCCGCCCGGCAATTGAAGCGATGGCCATCGGATTGGCCGAGCATCCAATCGCCCGTTGCAGGATTCCATGCAGCGACGTCGGTTCGGCCTTTGCCGCTGAAATCGGCGGCTAAAATATGCTGCCAGGGGACGGATGGTTCGAATGTGCCCCAAACGCGAGTGCTGAATGTCTCGCCGTCGGATTGCGACACAAGCCACTGGCCCGACTTGGTGTCGAACCCGCCGATGTCGGCCCGGCCGTCGCCGTTGAAATCGGCGATGCGGATATTTCGCGGCGAAATGGGCGCTGTCCAGCGGCCCCAGGGGCGAAACTTAAAGCCCTGACCGTCCGACAAGCCGATCCACCACTGGCCGTCGGCGAAACGAACGGCCAGATCGTCGATGTCGTCGCCATTGAAATCGCCGGCGCCGAGATAGTCGATCGGTGCATTGGGCAAATCGATCGGGCAAGATCGAAACGCAATCGAATTTCCATTTGCCAGGCCTAGCCACCACGAGCCATCGGTGGCGCGAACGATCATGTCGGTCATTCCATCGCCGTTGAAGTCGCCGCTCGCCAAAAGCGACCACTCCCGCGGCGCCCAATAGCTGAGTTCGGCCGGCTCGAATTTGCGTCCGTCGTTGATCGCGATCTCCCAGGATTCCTTGCCGCCGTTGCAGGCGGCCAGATGCTCGATCGGCCGGGACAGCGGAGCGATCGGTTGCGGGCCGACGAAGAGCGATTTGCGCGCGTAGGCCTGCATAACTTGCCAATCGTCGCTGAACGAGCGCAGTACGGGCCAATTCGCCCAACGCATGACGCTGTTGTTCTCGCACGACCGTGGACTGCCGGGCGAGTTCTGGCCGTCGTAAAAAACCGTGCTCACCGGCAAGCGGCTCCAATGCTTCAGATCGACGCGCCGGCACGATTCGATCTTTGCATCACCGGTGAGAAACGCCGAGCAGCTATACGGTCGCGGATCGCCAAACCGTTCCCCTTGTTCACACGTGACGAAGAAAAATTGTTCGCGATTTTGTCGCAGCCGGTGCGCCGTTTCCAGCGCTCGTGGCCAGCACCAATCTTGCGGAAAATGGATATGCCGGCAGACAATTTCGCCAGGGTTCGAGCCGGCCGAAATCTTGAGCAAATAACCGGTCGGATCCGGCGATTCGCCAGGCAGCCGCTCGATGGAAAACACTTTGTCGCCGCGAAGCGTTTCCGGCGCGGGCACGCTCGTTCGGGCCACTTCTTGGATTGCCGCGATGAGGGTTCGCCGCTCATGAACGCTGACTTCGTACGACACAAGCATCGCAAGACCATAGATCGCCACGCACGCCGCCGCTCCGGCTGCGATAGGATTTTGTCGAATGGAGCGCCATGTTCCGGGATTTCGGCCGCCGTTTGCAGACTGCAAAAGCCCTTTCCAGGTCGCAGGCCGCAGGATTGCGGCGAGCGACCGGATGCCGATCGCTCCGAGGACGGCCATCGGCAGAATCAGAATGCCGCAGTGCTTTTGTTCCGGCAGCACGAGCAATAGGGCCACCGACTGCACCACCGATAGTCCGCCCAGAATGAAAGCCTGCGGCCGCGCTTGGCCGACGGTCGTAACGACCGCCAATCCGAGCAGAAAGAGCCACGGCAGCGCGCCGGAAATCGGATCGAGCACCGCTCGATAAACCCGTTCCATTCCGGGCAGGCGCCCTTGTCGCAATTGCTCGGCATTCTGTGTTTCGAACGCGCCGGGCACCATCAGTCCGGCGAGTGATTTCCAATAAACGCGCGGAAAGCTTTGGACCAGCCGGAAGGCGTTGTAACGCAGTTCTTGTAGAAAGATCGAACGGCAGATTTGACTGAACCCATGCCCTTTGTACGGCAGCGGCGCGGCGTCGGGATTTTGGGTGTGTTCGTATTCGCGGGTCAGGAATAGCGTCGCCCGATCGCAGCGCTGAATTTGAAAGCTGTTTTCAATTTCGAGCAGATTCGCACGGCTAAAATCGGCATAAACCGCGTTCTGAAAGCCGTTCTGCGAATCGAGCTCTCGCTCGCTGGAAAGGGCGAAAATCGCCGCGTGGCAACCGATGGCGGCCAGCCCGTAGACAGCCACGCTCGCTGCGATCAGCGTCCACGGCAATCGTCGGGCGAACGACAGCACCAACAGGGAGAACCCGATATAGAGCACCAACAGCAATACGTCGGGGCGCCATCCGATGCCGATCATCGCCACCACACCCAGCGCCGCGGAAGCGGCGATTCGGCGGGCCGTTGAGCGCACCGGATCGACGACGCAAAACAAGACGCAAAACCCGGCCGCCGCGAACCAAAGCGGGCTGGCATCGCGCAGCGACCATGTTTCCAAATAGCCGGTAAGCGGCGAGGCAAAATAAAGCACGCCCGCAATCAGCCCGATCCAATAGCTGCCGCCGATGCGGCGGGCGATCAAGAACACAAAGAAGCAACTCAGCGTGCTCATCGCCGCGGCGAAGAGAAAAACCGCCTGCCAGCGAATTCCAAACAATCGCCATAAGCCGGCGACCACATATTGATCGAGGATTCGCGAAGAAGCCCAATAGTTGTGCTCGCCGGCATCGGCGTCATAGTTGGCCGGGCCCGGGTTCGCCAGGAACGCTTGAAATTGTTCCGGCGTTACCCGATCCGATTCTTTCGCCAGAAACCGCTCGAGCGGTTTTCCTTCGGGCGTCGGCGGCACGGCCAGATTATGAAACCCGTTTCCCCCCAGGATTGACAGGCTATAGGCATAGGTCTGTTCGTAGTTGTGGCGATCCGCCAGCGGCATCGACTGCGCTCGATGCCATCGCTCCGAAAAATGGAGCCCGAGCAATGCGACGACGAGCGCCGCGCTGCCAAACGAGATGAGCCGCGACCGCCATTTCGCCTTTTCAGGACGTGCTGTTTCGGGTTGGAGTTTGGTGGGGCGGGAGGCAATCGGCGATTGTGCAATGTGCATCGGCGTTTGCACTCCCAAATGGCCGCCCGGCGAGCGTCAAGGCGCGGTTCGTCGGGCTAGGCGGCGTGGCGCCGCGTGGCCGGTTCGTGGTTCGTGCGCGATGGCGCCGCCGTTTTCGACGGCGTTTGTTCCCGATCCGCGGCGGCGTAGGAATATTCTTGCATGAATGCTCCCCAACGCCGGACGATTTCCTCGCGTTGCTCGGGCGATACCTTATATCGATTTGGCACGTAGTTCTTCTGCGAGGCGACATAGGCGTCGATCTTCGGGCGCGCGCGATCGAAATCGCCCAGGTTCAGTTGGTCGTAGATGGCGCGCATATTTTCAATCGGGTCGGCAACCAAGTCCTCGTACCGCACTTCGCACAGATGCCCGGGTGGAATCAAGTGCTTTTGTTCGCGATAGGCACGGTGCATGCGGAGAAAAACTCGATACACGTATTCGTCAAGGCCGTCGCAGCGGACCCGTTGCAAGCCGTGGGCTCGATAGACCGATTGCCAAGTCCACATCGTCGACGGAAACACCGCGAACGGATGGCGGACGATGTGTATGAATCGGGCATTGGGAAACAACTCGAGCAGCACGCGAATCCTGGCGGTGTGGGACGGCGATTTGAGCACGATCGGCTTGCCGCTGCGGAATGTCAGCGTTTGCATGAATCGGAACAAGCCAGCTTTCCAGCGGGCGACTTCGGTCGGCGCAACCCCGTCGAAATCGAGAAACGCTTCCCCTTGCGGCCGATTGGGAAACGCATCTCTCGCATACGGCGATCCGAGCCCCATGCTGCAAAGCGCAAATTCATCTTCGTGCGGAAAGTCGAAGCCGTCGCCCATCGCATCCATCGGCCGGCGCTTCGGATGCAGGAATTTCAGCCAGCGCCGCACGAACCCGGAGGTCACCAGCGTCGACTTCGGCGCAAAGCAGTCATAGGTCGTAGGAAATGCAAACCGCTCATCTTGCACAAGCAGCCGATGCAAAAGCGTCGTGCCACTGCGCCAATGGCCAATGATGAAAATCGGCGGCTCGTGGATTTCGGTCCGCGCGATTTTTCGGCCAAAGATCAGCGACTGGACCAGCGCCAGCATCGAATTGAGCACCGACAACGCAGTTATGCCCAGCGCCACCGGCCAGAATTTCAGATCGACCGCGAACCGATTGCGCGCCAGTAGCCGCATCCAGTTGCGAAATGTCATTCCGTGCCAGACTTTCGGTGCCCAATAGGGCTTGCGATTCGCTGTCGCATCGGACGAGCGAGAAGACAGTGGAGCCGTCGCGGATTGATCGTGTGCCATCCAGGATGCCGCTCAAGAGGTCCCGGTAGATGTTTCTGTTTCCTTGCCCGTCCCTGAGCCAGAACGATTCGTAACCGACGGCGAACTAGCTCTCATGTTCGAGCGGATCATGCCGCCGGACTTCCGTGGCTCGGAAAGGCAAGACTTCCATTTAAACCGCGCTCGTACAAACGAGTTTTGCTAGCAAGCAACCAAACTTGGCGACTTTTTGTGCGGGCGTCCGACCGACGACGAGGCGGGAGAATAGTTAAGGTCCGCAATTCAGTCAATCTCGATTATTCGGCGGTTAGCCGTGCCGAGGCCTCGATCTACGTGGCCCCCGTCCCGCGGCATAGGTTGTGTGGCACTGGCAGACTCGCGCTTGCCAGTGGCACACCGATCGGCAGGCGTTTCGCATCGCAAGAAAAATGGCCTTGTCGCTCGGGCCAGGTGCGACTATTCTCCCGCCCTCTTCAAATCTCTTTTCTTGAATCTCTTTTTTTGGGCCGTTTCGCGAGAACCTGCGTACCAATCTCCGAGGCCTGCGTTCCGCGCCGTCCAAACTCGAGGATCCATGATGGTCCGCTTCGCTTCGGCCCGCTGCAAACGAATTGCGGCTGTTTGTGCAATCGTCGCTGCCGCCACTCTGGGTGGCTGCAATTTGATTTCCGAATTTGCATACATCGTCCACGACGACAACACGCCGGCCGAATTTGCCGGACTGGCCGAGAAGCGCGTCGCGGTGGTTTGCCGGCCGACGTTTCAATTGCAATTTGCCGATGCGAGCGCCGCGCCTGATCTGGCCGCGCTCGTCGGCGAGTTGTTGGCCAAGAACGTGAAGAAATGCAAGATCGTTCCGCCGAGCGAAGTCGCGATGTGGGCCGATTCGAACAACTGGGACAACTTCATCGAAATCGGCCATGCCATGAAGGCCGACATGGTGGTGGGCATCGATCTCGAAGATTTCGGCTTGTACGAAGGACCCACGCTCTACCAAGGCCACGCCGTGCTGCATGTCTGGGTCTACGACATGCACAGTGGCACGCGCACGGCGGTCTTCAGCAAGAAGCTTCCGCAAACGTTGTATCCGCCGACCGCGGCCGTATCGGTTTCGGACAAGCCTGAAGACGCATTCCGCCGCGACTATTTGGGCGTGCTCTCGGACCACATCGCCCGGCTGTTCTATGAACACGAGCGCCTGATCGACTTTGCGACTGACGCCGATTCGCTGAAATAGAGCAGTTATCGAGGTCGGCCGCGTGCGCCCGCCGCCCGGCTTCCTTTCCGGGTGGATCGCTTTCCATCTCTACTCTGACATTTTTTGCGGGTAACCGCAGAGAATCATTGCGTTCCCTTGCCGGGGCCGGTAAACTATTCACAAGTTTGGTGAAACGCCGTCGGCCTGCTTACGCGCAGCGG
The DNA window shown above is from Pirellulales bacterium and carries:
- a CDS encoding sulfotransferase, which encodes MAHDQSATAPLSSRSSDATANRKPYWAPKVWHGMTFRNWMRLLARNRFAVDLKFWPVALGITALSVLNSMLALVQSLIFGRKIARTEIHEPPIFIIGHWRSGTTLLHRLLVQDERFAFPTTYDCFAPKSTLVTSGFVRRWLKFLHPKRRPMDAMGDGFDFPHEDEFALCSMGLGSPYARDAFPNRPQGEAFLDFDGVAPTEVARWKAGLFRFMQTLTFRSGKPIVLKSPSHTARIRVLLELFPNARFIHIVRHPFAVFPSTMWTWQSVYRAHGLQRVRCDGLDEYVYRVFLRMHRAYREQKHLIPPGHLCEVRYEDLVADPIENMRAIYDQLNLGDFDRARPKIDAYVASQKNYVPNRYKVSPEQREEIVRRWGAFMQEYSYAAADREQTPSKTAAPSRTNHEPATRRHAA